The window GGTCAATAACCTGAACAACTGGTGCCTGCGTGCGGAGACATCCGAAGATCGCATGCACTGGGTGGAGGTGCTGCAGCTATATAAGGAGGATACCGGCAGTACGGATACTACATCGCTGCGACGTCATGGCAGCACCATGAGCCTACAGTCGAACACCATTTCGCTGACCAGTGGTGGTAGCTTGAAGAAAACCCAGCGTAATCTGCGCGAAAAGGTCGGCGAGCTAGAGACCTTTAAGGATATCCTGTTTGGTCAGATCGAGACATTGCAGCGATACTTTGACGCCTGTTCGGAGttgaacaaaaataatgcCCAACCTCTCGATTTGGGTGATGGCCTTAAGAGCATCGATTTCAAGGTAAGTCCATAGCTAATTGTGTAATTTATTGTTTAATCCTTCTCTATTGCAGGGGGAATCCATTACGTTTCGCGCCACAACCTCTGGGGTGCTGACAACTTTGCAACATTGCCTGGAAATTATTGCCGAAAGCGACGAGTCTTGGAAGCGGAAACTGGAGCGTGAGATTGATAAGCGCCGTCGCTCGGAAGACCAGAATAAGTAAGTTGAAAGCTTCTAACACAATATTTTTGATGGTTATATTGAAATATGGCATTCCTTTTTAGAAAGTTCAAGGACGAAATTGAGAAAATTAAACGATTATCATATCCTGGCCCAGATTTCGAGGTGAGTCCACTTTTATTGCCACTACTAAAAACCAAATCCCATTCACGGTCATTACTGTTCGTATCGGGGCCAAACACGTTCCCACAAaacgaaaaaagaaaataatgataAATAAACAAGCGTCGAACGCGAGAGTGGCGTTAAAATCGGGAAGCGATTTGCGTGCCATTCGGTTGCgtcttaaaataaattcacTTGTTCGGCGGTGTGCCGGAGAAGAGATTTCATCATACGTACGGAAAGTAGAACACGCCGTGCTATTATTTAAGCGATTTCGATTGAATCACTTTTTTGACTGACACGGGGTTTTTATGTTCTGATCCTATCGCTGGCTGGAGGCATGCGATCCCTCCGGCCTTTAATTTTCCTCTTCGGTTATCCGgtaaactatttttaattgTCCCTTCCAATTGCATTTTAATGGATACATTCATAATTAGTTTGCCCAATCGGACTTTGGGTCGACGTTGTTGGGCTTCTCGGTTCATTCACTTGGTGAATGACCCACAAAGGTTGGCGTCTAGACGTCTTCAGTTGCGAAGATTGACGGTTTGACGTTGCTGAAGAATTACTTTGCCTCAATATAGTAGCCATCTAGGTTGGCAAAGACACAAGGTTGCATTTCCTATCAGAAGACAATGCTGAAAAAACCCTACAATCGCTTCtactatataaaaaaatatttttttaataaaagtaaCTTTTTGTCATGAATATtttgcaaacaaaattaaaccTCAATTATGTGTGGTTTCCTATAAATTGTTTAAGAAAAATCAATCAAAGAGTATTAAAACGTCCCCTGTTTTTTACTAAGCCGCTTCTCTGGCTTTGTGCCCGGCCTAAAGCTGATACCTTTCTGGCTTATAAGCTGGATTGGTCAGTCGGCGGTCAGCGATCGAGTCGCAAACACGtacaaattataaacaaattcgctGGGCAAACAAACGTAACCGTTTCTTTTTCATATTTGTCGAGTCTTAATTGTGTGTGACGCGATTTTGAAATCCTTCAGCTGCGCTAAAAGACCCATTATAAATACGTTGATGTGTATACCCATCCGAGTGTGCCGAATACTGGCTCATGCTGCAAATCTAAAATCGCAGCACgcacaaatataaaaacacaTATTCACTAACTCTATCTATAAACTAAATCGGCGGAATGCCCTCGGTGCGATTTCTTTGGCGCTCTGGTTTTCAGAAGGGCAAAGTGAAACAAATTACGGTACGGATAAAATAATctacatttttgtttatatttaaggaGTGCTATTTGAGTGGAATTTTGTATACACCTTTGAAGGGAAACTCTAAAGAACTagccttaaaatatttcatttttataatgaattataaaatatggGGTATacatttgaattttatttactGGAGTTGTGTGTAATTTCTGTTAGTGTTTGGTCGCTGGCTCCAAACGAGAGGGATAAAATGTTGGCTTTGGCTCCTTTGAAACCAAATTGGCCTCATTTGAGAGCCAAGGGTAGCCCCACGCAGCCAACACCCCCTGGAAAAGTAAGTGCGGTGGCCAAACCCCCACGcattgatttattatttaaatgcgAGAAAATCCTTTTCATTAAAGCTTTCCGCAACGGGCTTTCCACTCTCGCCCGCTCTCTCTCTTAGCTGCTTTCTCCTGCTCTCGTTCTCTCTGGCCGCTTTTCAGGCGTCGAGTGGTGGCCACCAGCAACAGTTTGTTGTGTGTCCTTGCGTTGGACGGAAGGATTTGCGAGGACCTCAGTTCGCTGACATATTTAGCTCGACTCTCTCGCTTGCCGCGCAAACCGTTCATCCGTTGTCGTCCTGTCGCTCCTGCGCTCTCTCCCAGTTTCAGTTTTTCCAGCAGGTGGAAAGCGCAGGAAAAACTTGTTATCCTCTCGAAACTACTTGCGATTTTTCTCGTCTAAATTTCGGCAATTGCGGGTGGCGACAAGCAGGAAGAGCCTGGTAAGAGGAGACGCCGCAGGGATAAGTACATATAGCCAATGACTTCATCGGGGTCCACTTGGCGCTCCAACCACTTGCCACTTGGTGGCCAACGATGATGCACTCGACTTCGCAATAGGGGgcgtgtttttattttggcgCTTGTGGGAGCGCACATGTCTGTAttaattaatgaaataaaaatataaattcaatTCCACAAAAATTCCATTCGCGGCATTTATTCCACGCCTGTTGCCGTTCTGGGGGTACACGCGCCGTACGTCAAAAAGTACAGTGAATACCCGTCTGTGTGAAGattatttaaataacaaaatatagTTATAGTTATAGCATTAACTCATAAATAAGAAGCTGATATAATTAACTTTCTATATACTATTAACTTGTCTGAAGTGTCATTTTAGGCATTCATTTACTTGATTTAGTTTGAAGAACTTTTTATAGTTGTTATTCATAACCCCCAAAAGAGTTTCCACTGCTTTAATGGGATTCAAGCACCAAGCCCCGTCTGGCAGTCTTTTGCTTACGTATTCATGGCACAATGATGCGCCTTTGTGTCCATTATGCTCGCCCAATTACGCATGCCAGCCGAGAACCTACGCCTGCCGTCGTCATTCCCCGGTTAGGGATGGATGGCAAGATGGGAAGagtaaaaaaacaacagcataAATTGGATTTCTTGGGCCATTTGGCCGCACAAGTGTCGGCGATTAATTTATACAAAGCACGTTCCATTTCTTTCCAATTGGATTGAATGTGGTTTCGTCATTAAAATGAATTAGGCCGAACCCTCTTAAGAGGTTTTGGCTAAACTTGACTTAGTTTATAAGTTCAGAACGTGACTTTTTACTAAACTCCTATTCCGCTTTCGTTTTCTAGGAGGGCCCACATTCCACATTGCCCGAGGATGAGTTCTTCGATGCTGTTGAAACTGGCCTGGACAAAATCGAGGAGGACATGCAATTGCGATTCAAGCTGAAACTGCAGTCCCAAATCTCACAAACTCTGGTCAATGTCCCACACGAAGCGGTGGCCGAGGGCGAGGAGGCACGCGAGGAGTTCGGCACGGGTGCGGAGGCCAAGAGCCATGCCCTGTGGCCCGAGGTAAGCTAGTAGCTTCCAGTCGAGCCGTGCCGAGACCGGAAATAGCCAATCTGCCATGTGATTATCCAGCCATTAATTGCATTTGTTTTTCTCAGATCGATCGCGTGTGCAAGGAGCAGCTGCACTATGCCAGGGAAGGCGTCGGCCAGGATGGCAACGGTTGGCAAATCTTCGCCGACGAGGGTGAGATTAAAATGTACAAACGCGAGGAGGAGGTCAACGGGTTGGTGATGGACCCCCTGAAGGCGTATCACACGGTGCAAGGGGTGACTGCGAGGGAAATGTGCCACTACTTCTTCATGCCAGAATTCCGCAATGATTGGGAGAGTAAGTTGGCCGGCTGGAGTTTTGGGTTTCCAAACTTTTTATTATCCTCTATTTTAGCCACACTGGAGGACTGCACAATTCTGGAAAAAATCTCGGCGGATACCCTCCTGTTTTTGCAAACCCACAAGCGCATTTGGCCGGCTAGCCAGCGGGATGCGCAGTTCTGGTCGCACATGCGGAAGATCACTGACAATCTGGAACCTGGCGCTCGCGATATGTGGGTGGTGTGCAACAACTCCACAGAATACGCCAAGCAGGAGTCAAAGAATGGCAAGTGCGTACGTATTTTCCTGACCGTCATCCTTGCCTGCCAGACCCACTTGCCCGAGGGCTACGTGAAAGGTCAGCCCTTAAATCGCGAAGATCTAACCTGCAAAATAACATATTGCTCCGTGGGTAAGTGCTTCGAACATCCATCGTATTTGCCATATCTCACTGCTCGGTTTTCTCTCCCCAGTGAATCCTGGAGGCTGGGCACCGGCCAGCGCGTTGAGGGCCGTTTATAAGCGTGAATATCCAAAGTTTCTGAAGCGCTTCACCGGCTACGTAATAGACCAGTGCAAGGACAAACCCATCATGTTCTGATATTTGCCATAAGCAACAAAGCAATCAATACTAATCTGGGactttttccttaaaaatcataaatctTGAAAAGAACTTTCTCTATCCTCAACTCCAGTTTTATACACGTTGACAGGTTGAGTTTAAGTTAGCCTTAAGTTATGTGTAAGTGAAACACAATCATTGTATAGCTCTTAGTTCCGAAACTTTCTAACTGTAATGTGTATCTATATGGAAATGCTTTAAATGCAACAATTGCAAAAAGGACGATGTGAGGGATCCATAAGTAGTCATAAGTGAGCTTTCTCTTCGGTGTGAATCTATAGAAATATGTATATCCGCATACGTACGAGTTGAGTATATATTACCATATTCCTACCTCCCTACCGCCCCGCCCCGCCCGGCAACATCCTCTTTACCGAACTGTCAAGTGTGTAAATAAATGCGACTTCTTGTTATCTCCAAAATAAAAGATCAACTCTCGTTTGGTTTTATCATATAATCATGTCATGTATTTGGTTTGAAGTTTTTTGCATTATTTTCCGCGAACTGTTTTCAATTTACATAAACTGTGCTGTTTTAGAAGAATTTTTTGTGTGTAATTTTACAACATGTTTATGTATTTTCTCTTAATATCAATGTGTCAAaacactttttgttttttgtttcaatttacAACCAAGTACTGCAAATGGAGAATTTTAAATGCCTACAATTTGTGCAGTCTGAAAAGTTGCCTTGCCAAATACTCTCGATactaattaatttattcaacttCAACTTTATAAGTTAATCGTTCGCGATTTGAATTACGTTTACACTGATTTTTCACGTTAATGCGTTTTATAAGTTATGTATGTACTTGTGTCATATTGTCATGTAATTGGTTGcttggtttttttgtttggttgcTTGTCTTTTTGTCGTTGCAGCTATTGGAAAATAGAGTTATGTATATAAGCTTTTCTATATTGTACAGGagctgtgtgtgtgggtgtgtgtgtgtgtaggtcTGTGTACCCTATTTGGCAAATATTCGGCTATGTATCTCTGAATTTGTATCTTCTCCGTCGCCGGATCCGTAGTGTTTGTAATGAGCGGTCGCTTAGTTGGCGGCTTATGGAAATGCATGCTGGTTTACGACTTTGGCTTTCGGTAATATATTTCTCCCACTAAAAACATTTAATACGTTGTATCGGTATCTTTTGGTGTATgcatatatgtgtatatatattacgaTTTGTAGAAGTAATTGTATGACGCTTAGCTATGTACAACAGTTTCATAAACTATTTTAATGCATTCGTGTTATTGTATCCCcgtaaattaatataattcatttaagtAACTAGCTAACAGTTGCCAAGTACTCTTGCCGCAAACACTTACAAACTGATGCAAAAATGGTTCAATGGATCAATGGAAACAAACAATGCAGTTCAACGAAATGTTCATAATTCACTACAAATGCCAAGAATTTCTCTGCAATTATCGCTCAACGCCAAAGGCCGTCGGTCCTATAGTATGTAGCAGTATAGAGTACTATATCTTATTAGCTCTGGCCCGATTTCTGGTCTTGTCTTGACCCATTTCCTGGGCCCGCAGAGCACTGTCATCTGCGGCCTGCCGCAGTTTGGTTTATCATACATTAAATGCTTAATTTAGGATCTATaacattaatttatatatatccTTCCGCTCACCGCTCTCCGCTTCGGTCTCaacttatttttaattatgttCATTGCACTTATGCAAATTTTCAAGTATCAACTAAGCATAATCAGTGTGTAAATAAGTCTTATTGTTTATTTCTCGTGCTGTTTCCATTCGATCGGCTAAAAACTGATGTtcgttgaaaattaaaaaatcccctcgaaaatttataatattcgATTCCCGTTGTCTAATTGCCAGTTCTTGTTTGCTCTATTGTAAATAGTTGAAATACTTTGTAGCTTTACTGATTTTAGGTATTGTTGTTTAGAGTTAGTTAGCTGGAAGTGGGCCTTCGGTAAAGTCTGTCGAAAATTCGTTATTAGTTACGATTTcgttttttcctattttcattttccttttcttttctttttttttgagagTAGATTTTACAACAAATTTTACAATTTCgattccagttttttttttagatttttctttttttacatTCAATTTAAGATTACGTTTAAAATGAACTCCCCTCTTGGGGGCAGGGGTTCTAGACATTAATCTGGAAAGCCTCCCGCTGCAGTTTCTGATTGGCACGCATTCGTGGCGACGTCTGGGTCTTCGTCTTGTCGTTGGCATCCGAAAAACGAGCTGGTGGATTTATGTGGTCCTGATAGTTTGGTGGATAGTTGGATATGCTAAACGTACAGGGTTCTGATTACGTAAGTGGCGGCAATCGGTACTCGGCCTCTCGTCTGCGGATCACTTACCTAAAAGTTGTTTCTTCATTGTGGCTCGAATAGCCACTGGAACTTCGCACGTGCCGCTTGCCGCTGGTACCCGGCTTTCCCGCCTTCCGGGCGGCAAATGGCGGCTTTGACTTCCGGTTCATGCTAGTGGGCGTTGTCTCGGACGAGGAAGAAGTCTCATCCTGGGTATCTATAAATGGCATAAATTGTTTAGAAATTGTAAAAAAGTTTCATGATATCACCCTACTACCCTtcaatataattaaattttcaatatttcaacttttcaaatcaatttataatattaatttttaataaaaattcaagaattaaacaaaaattcatttttgtgTAACAGGGCTAAGTTTCCTCTATTAGTTTTATGGGGCATATTATACGGGTACATCTGTCCTTTTTTAGAatcttttaaaaacaaaaaaaggatttttAATTCTTCCTATAAGTATTATAGCCTATACTTATATAGGCAGTATAGGAAGAAAAATCctaaaatgattaaaattttttataaaataattcttGGAGTAGTTTTATTTACTCTTATTTGGTATATTATGATATTTCCCTAGATTAGAGACTATAATGACCCTGCGATCCCTATGCCGATATAATGAACCCCCTTTCCTCGCTAGGACTTACCCCGTTGGGCGCGATACTTGGCCGAGTTTAGCGCGCGTGCAGACACATCATTGTCGGACTCGGAGCCGAGTGTGTCATATTCTGTAATTGGGATGTGAAGCGTTAGGATTTTCCTAACTTCGGAATCTGTTGAACCTGGATTGTCCGATTCTAAAAAGTTTAGTACGATTCGATGGATTTGTACGTTGTTtgttggttttggttttttatcgAGATGAAGTTGAAATGAGAATGGAGAAGAACGTTGAGAGCAGTAATGAGAAATAAGATGGGCGCAAGGATTTTGGGTGGAATGCGACTGCGACAAAAGATGATTTAATTTGGCTTACGGGCTATGTTAGGGATTATTGGGAAATGGGGGATAGAAGTGGGGAGACAGAAGGTATGGTCGTGATTCCATGCCATATCTACCTTGGCTCTCCGAGTGAGGATCCCTGAGACGGCCGACTTTTCGCCGCACCTTGGTGTACTCCGGCTCCTTTGACtgcaaaaaatttcaattattatattgttaaaattaaaaatgtaaaatccAGTCACATGATAGCTTTCCGGCTTGACATCGTGGTAGACAAAAGAGCCGCGCACCGAGTGGTAGGGACCACTATACACGTTGCCACTATAGGAGCTTTCACTGTAGGTCTGCTTGTTCAGCTGGAACGTAGCATACGGGCAGATGTCCTCGATGTATTCGTTGCCCTCCGCCTTGCCGAAGCTCCCGGAGTCGTTCGAGTTGGATCCCCGGGGAGCCGAGCTGCTAGGATTACAGCGAACGGCCAGATACTGTTGATCCCGATTCTGTTTATTTTGCAAATTAGCCAGCGATGGCGACTCCGACATGGAGGTACTGGCCAACCGGGCTTGATTGCTCAGCTCTGgattgaaattgaataaatCTTTTAACTGCATCCTTGATAGGGCTATTTCAAGTCTTACTTCGTTTTCTAAGGAAGAGCGCTGCTCCAATTAGggccagcaacatcagcagggAAACGCAAATTGGCAGCAGTAGCTTGAAGTTGGCATAGAAGGGCAAGTCGCTCAGGTGGGATACAGGTGTCGAATGGTCATTGTTGTAAACCActgtaaataaatacatttatagATAATAGATTATATGGGTTTTAGGGACAATCCATTAATATGAATGTCTAGTATCATATTAATAAAGATTGTGCAAATCATAGAATGGGTAAGCATGTCGGCTTAAATTAGCTCACTAAAAAACGATCAAAAACCCACCTCCTGCCGTAGATAGCGTCGTAAAGTTATAGATGGCCGTTGTGGAGCCTGCGTTATTATGGGCCGTCACCTTGATTTGGTACTTGGTGCCCGGGACCAGGTCACTGACCGTGTAGATCCTTTCTGTGGGTGGAATGTGGTTGGAGACCACGGTCCACGAGGACCTGCCATAAATGCGAGACTCTATCATGAAGTAGAGGATGCCGCAGCCACCGTCTCCCCAGGAGTCCAGCCAGCAAGTGACACTAGTGGAGTTGTTGGTGATCATCTGGGAGTGTTTCGGCTGCACTGGGGGATTGCCTTTGGTGTATGAGTTAACAATGTCGCAGGGTAGTCCGGTTCCAATCTTATTGTAAGCGGTGATGTACAGTTGGTAGCGAGTGCCACACCACAGATTGGTCAGCAGGTGCGAGGTGGTCTTGGCGTCCACCTGCAGCTCCTCCCAGTCACCGTTATCCCTCTTGTAGTTGATGACGTAGCCGAGAATCGGACTGCCACCGTGACTATTGTCCATCCACTCGAGAAGAAGGCTATCCGTGTAGGCATTGATCACCGTCAAGTTGGGAGCCTCCGGCGGCACCTTCACCACGATGTTGTACACGATCTCGTCCTTGCCCCAGGTATTCTCCACGCTGCATGTGTAGTTTCCAGCATCGCTGGCCTGGCACTCCCTCATATAGAGAGTGCCGTTCTTAGCTATCGTCTTCCGGGCACTTGTCTCCATGTTGTGTCCGTCCTGACGCCAAATAGTAACTGGAGCTGGGGCGCCCACCTTCCGGCAGGGCAGCTCCAGGTTCTCCTTCCAGGGCGTGACTATGCGCTGACTAAAGGACACTATCCTGGCGGGCACCTTGTTGTTGGGAGGCACGGTGACCACCTGGGTCTTCTCGCCCTCGCCCATTTTCGTGGAGGCAGTTAGCCAGAACTGGTAGGTAGCCGATTCTTGGGTGCGGACCGTCTCGTGCATCTCTACGTAGGGTCCCAGGAGCCGCTTGTGGGTGCCCTCCTCCCGTCCGCCCTCTAGCATGGACATGTAGAAGGTGTAGCCCGTCTGGCACAGGTTGACAAAGGAAAACAATAGGTTAGAGTCAGTAAACAGTGGTAACTTGGACACTTGGAGCACTTAACTATCACCTAATTAGACAAGGAGAGTGAGAACTTGgtgcactgagagaatagtTGCTATTCTATTCTATATTATATTCACGTCTATTCTACAAAATGTTCTTGGTGTGTATTGGTTGATACTTACGATGTCACCGTTGGGCAGGTCAGGCGGCAGCCAGGATATTATGATTTTCGTGCTTGACGCGGGTATCGCCTTGATGGCCTGCGGGGCGGAGGGAACTGCATTCCACAATTGCGATTGCACAAATAAatggatatatatatacatatatagtatATGAATAAATGTATATATCAGCAGATGGGTGTGTGTGCCGACTCTCCATGGAAATTGCCAGCGCGGCAAGGACTCGGATGAGGATTCAAGGGGATGAGGATGTGGCAGGATGGGATTGGGAGCTGGGGACAGAGGATTGAGGACTAGGGACTGGGGAATGGGCGGGATGGTGGTGTGGCGGGAAAGGGTGCCAGTGACGGTGCTGCACCTCGTTTGCGTTCATTGAACCGAACGCCACTTACCATCCTCGTGGGTGCGGCAATAAAACGGTTTGGTTTTCATGCCATCGCCTACTTTGGTGTAAGCCAAAACCCAGACCGTGTAGTTCGTGTATTTGCGCAGATTCTCGATGGTGACGTATTGATTTGTTGACTTGACAACGTCCGGATCGGTTTCTGAGCACGTgttggagcaggagcaggagcaggaacagGAGCAAAAGCAGCAGGAGACGAAACGAGAACAATTAGCACTGATTGGAAATATGAGGACCATGAAGTGGGCTAATTAATTGGCGAGTGCcataaatttcataaaataagTTGGCCAAGTAGCGGTCGGTTGGTCGTTCGACTTCTCTGGCCGCTGTTGGCTACTGTCCATGTCTGCACATCCTGTAGGATAATTACATAAATGCACTGACATCCACTGACACTCAAACCGAAGTAATTGCCAAATAATCGACTGGGATTCGGAGTAATGAGCAgttaaataacaaattataaAACCAATTCTTGAAACTTAAAGTTGTTAcggtatttattttaattttgattggCTCTTGTTATAAAACAGAGATTGCTCAAAAGATATAAGGATATAATGTTTCGAACTTACCGTAAAGCTCATCGACCGATATGTAATACACTTTGTAGCCCTtgatttttccattttggccGTCAATGTCCGGGGGAGACCAGGTGATATAAATCGAGGTGGAACCCAGGACATCGCATTGCGGCGATTCTGGTGGCGACGAGGGCACTATAatcaaaaaaaagcaaaacggTTGAACCAGTTtattaaatactttttttacactgtcaaaaataatttcaaaaagcATTTAAATCTTTAATATTTAGTTAAAACAAACATGAATTTGGTATAAAACTTTTAGACTAGATaggtctaaaaaaaaatataataaacgactaaacattttttttctgtgctgCTCAGACTGCAGGAAAGCCATTCGCCGTGGTCCTGGTCAGATTTCGTGCACGGACAATTAACAGATCCAATCAATGTATGCCAGCTGACACGAAGCCACCAGGGCCCTCCTCTCAGCCCGTTATCCCATTATCCCTTTGGCCAATCCCCGCTTACCGTCCTCCATTGTTTGCACGGCAATCTCCTTGCTGGGCGGTCCACTGCCTTGGCTCGTGTAGGCCTGGACAATGACATGGTACTGGGTAAACTTGTTGAGGTTACTGAGCACCGTCTCGCCCCCGAAATGGGTTCGCACCTCGACGGTCTTAAAACTGAAGCCCTGGGTGGGATTCACCTCCTTGTCCTCGGGCGTCAGTGACATCTGGTAGCCCACATAGTAGCCTAATAGTATGCCGTTCCAGTGGTCCCTTTCCGGTGCATCCCAGGTCACCGAGATTTCTGTGGAGCTCTTTGGCTCTGCTCGCACGGTCAATGGCGGTCCGGAGGGCACCTCTTCCAGCGTGGTCACTTGCACCACTTCCGAGAATTCGGAGGCCCCCAGCTTGTTCTCCGCCGACATGCGGATGTGGTAGGCTTTGGCCGGACGCAGCTGCTGAATGTTGACCACAGTCTGGCCTCCGGCTATAGTCAAGTGCTCAGCAATCTGCCAAATGTCTGAAAGCGGAAAACCAATCCAAAAcaggaaaattaaatattcagttttttatatattatattttgttgTGGTATTCAAGGCCGAATTAAATAATGATTAACTTAGTTCTTGATTTATCCTTAAGTTCATCTTAGCTTCTTAATCCTCAGGATACTTTGAGCTTCAGCTTCTGAAAAATTGTCCAAGTTTCCCTCCCATGAGCCCCTCAAACTATCGTTTCCCAGTTCTCTCACCTGAAATCTGCTTGTAGTAGATGTGGTACTCCTCGATGGGACTGTTGCCGGCAAAAGGTTGGCTCCAGGTGAGCTGCAGGCTGCGAGACTGCTGCGAGTTGATACGGAGGTTCTTGGGCTGCTCTGGCACCTCCTGCACGATGAGCTGGATGGACATCTCGTCCTGCCAAAATTCGAAATGGTTTTGGGTTATTTCCGCCTCCCTTTGGGACCGATGCGGCTGATGCTGGTGAAATGGACTTGGGCCGAGTTGGCGCATTAAGAGTTCATTTGCGCCAAGTAGAAGCCCTGACAAGCAGGCAGTTGCAGCTGTTGCTGATGCCTTTGCTCGAGAATCTCATTCAAATTGCCATAAATTAGGGTTAAGAGCATTATCATGGAAAAGGAAGGGTTTCTTTGGCAGGACCGGCGGACGGACGGGTTTTTGGGGCAAAAGTTTTCTGGCGATGTGTGAGATGTGCGTGCTTCAAACTTTTTGGCAGCCACAAAAATTTACGATAATCTCCAAAATCATAGTcacttttaatatttctaaaaaaaattgtaatttataTGGCTTATAAGGGAAAAATGTTATGGCCGCAGGGTTAGTTTATTTTATCATATCGAGCCCCATTTTGTCAGTGTATCCTAGTGATTTATGATTGGGATAGAGTGACTATGAAGTACCGACTACTGATCGAAATGAACTAGCACTCGGCCCGATTCCATTAGTCCTGCGACAGTTTGATTTAAGTCAAGCGAATGCATAATAATATCCTTGCACCATGTTTTGTGCCACACAAAAGTGTCAGCCTTGCAACTTACCTGTCCGAAGGCATTGCTCGCCTGACAGATATAAATGCCCGTATCCTGGCGATATGTGTGCGAAATGCCCAATTCGGAGACCATGCCGTCGTCGAGCACTTGATCTCTTATTGTGTAGCTGTACGGCGGCGGAGTGCAGCCAGTGTGATTTATATGCAAGTAAATGCATTTAAGAGACACACGACGACGCATTCATACGATGGTACAGCCATACAGATACCCAGATACCCAGGCAGatccagatacagatacagatgcag of the Drosophila ananassae strain 14024-0371.13 chromosome 2R, ASM1763931v2, whole genome shotgun sequence genome contains:
- the LOC6507326 gene encoding ceramide transfer protein isoform X1; translated protein: MDNAGESASPPSSNEAAAGSQSEASEEEEYLDNSIELRGYLSKWTNYIYGWQPRYIVLKDGTLSYYKSESESDFGCRGAISLTKATIKAHESDELRFDVVVNNLNNWCLRAETSEDRMHWVEVLQLYKEDTGSTDTTSLRRHGSTMSLQSNTISLTSGGSLKKTQRNLREKVGELETFKDILFGQIETLQRYFDACSELNKNNAQPLDLGDGLKSIDFKGESITFRATTSGVLTTLQHCLEIIAESDESWKRKLEREIDKRRRSEDQNKKFKDEIEKIKRLSYPGPDFEEGPHSTLPEDEFFDAVETGLDKIEEDMQLRFKLKLQSQISQTLVNVPHEAVAEGEEAREEFGTGAEAKSHALWPEIDRVCKEQLHYAREGVGQDGNGWQIFADEGEIKMYKREEEVNGLVMDPLKAYHTVQGVTAREMCHYFFMPEFRNDWETTLEDCTILEKISADTLLFLQTHKRIWPASQRDAQFWSHMRKITDNLEPGARDMWVVCNNSTEYAKQESKNGKCVRIFLTVILACQTHLPEGYVKGQPLNREDLTCKITYCSVVNPGGWAPASALRAVYKREYPKFLKRFTGYVIDQCKDKPIMF
- the LOC6507326 gene encoding ceramide transfer protein isoform X2: MPSVRFLWRSGFQKGKVKQITEGPHSTLPEDEFFDAVETGLDKIEEDMQLRFKLKLQSQISQTLVNVPHEAVAEGEEAREEFGTGAEAKSHALWPEIDRVCKEQLHYAREGVGQDGNGWQIFADEGEIKMYKREEEVNGLVMDPLKAYHTVQGVTAREMCHYFFMPEFRNDWETTLEDCTILEKISADTLLFLQTHKRIWPASQRDAQFWSHMRKITDNLEPGARDMWVVCNNSTEYAKQESKNGKCVRIFLTVILACQTHLPEGYVKGQPLNREDLTCKITYCSVVNPGGWAPASALRAVYKREYPKFLKRFTGYVIDQCKDKPIMF